A region from the Arachis ipaensis cultivar K30076 chromosome B01, Araip1.1, whole genome shotgun sequence genome encodes:
- the LOC107615270 gene encoding protein FAR1-RELATED SEQUENCE 5-like yields the protein MATLIQDSWFAIKQEKDIGSTLKGTIDKGSIGQLLVSTARRGFGSFVTIERYRNLIAANRGLDEADKTQADSLRACGVKTCHIMSYIVFQKGGYDKVGFTSKDLHNHISKTRRGKVKDGDAFAVLAYLFSKADSDPLFLGKFTLKDGRLDNLVWADGESVIDYECFGDVLAFDTTYKKNVYNKPLVIFSGTNHHGQTTIFGCALLSNERSETLKVRTEGIFGNHRWNKIISKYGLAKNEWVQGIYNGRIKWVTAYLREHFFGRIRTTSQCEGIHSLLKNYVDSKTSLLEFMHKFSEVLRHYRNNHLTADFETFYKFPILTTCLKSFEKQAAELYTRNIFKLVKDEIEAAGALNVTECPNSGDIVELFEIRRLPCSHIFGVLKHRNAKCVPTSLILKRWTRDAKSDFICSIGEQDTADDIVPTLRCGAMASICWKLCDIFSKNSADYREISGELLKLILKVQNKGDAQARLSPTSALIGDPAVVKSKGAPSKVPKGQKRRRCSHCKSSRHFVRTCPLLAKEDSPAEYSNAKDEPVVLI from the exons ATGGCAACATTAATACAAGACAGTTGGTTTGCCATAAAGCAAGAGAAAGACATTGGAAGCACCTTAAAAGGGACAATCGACAAAGGAAGTATAGGACAATTACTCGTGTCAACTGCAAGGCGAGGATTCGGTTCATTCGTCACTATAGAACGG TACAGAAATCTTATTGCCGCGAATCGTGGGCTTGATGAGGCCGATAAAACACAAGCAGACAGCTTGCGAGCATGTGGTGTTAAAACTTGCCACATAATGAGTTACATAGTTTTCCAAAAAGGTGGATATGATAAAGTGGGTTTTACCAGCAAAGACTTACATAACCACATTAGTAAGACTAGGCGTGGCAAAGTAAAAGATGGTGATGCCTTTGCTGTGTTGGCCTATCTGTTTTCTAAGGCAGATAGTGACCCGTTATTTCTAGGAAAGTTTACCTTAAAGGATGGTAGGTTGGATAATTTGGTGTGGGCTGATGGAGAAAGCGTTATTGATTACGAATGTTTTGGCGATGTACTGGCTTTTGACACCACTTACAAGAAAAATGTATACAACAAGCCCTTAGTCATATTTTCAGGGACCAACCACCATGGCCAGACAACTATATTTGGATGTGCTCTGCTCTCAAATGAAAGGTCCGAAACTTTAAAAGTGCGCACTGAAGGAATTTTCGGAAATCAT AGATGGAACAAGATCATATCCAAATACGGACTTGCCAAGAATGAATGGGTCCAGGGCATTTATAATGGCAGAATAAAGTGGGTTACCGCATATTTGAGGGAGCACTTCTTTGGCCGCATAAGAACTACATCACAGTGTGAGGGAATTCATTCATTATTGAAGAACTATGTTGACAGTAAAACCAGTCTCCTTGAATTCATGCATAAATTTAGTGAAGTACTAAGGCATTACCGAAACAACCATCTTACTGCTGACTTTGAAACCTTTTATAAGTTTCCTATTTTGACTACGTGCTTGAAAAGTTTTGAGAAACAAGCTGCTGAACTTTATACTAGAAATATTTTTAAACTTGTGAAAGATGAGATAGAAGCAGCAGGTGCCTTAAATGTGACTGAATGCCCAAACAGTGGAGACATTGTTGA GCTATTTGAGATTCGTAGATTACCGTGCTCCCACATCTTTGGGGTCTTGAAGCATCGCAATGCAAAATGCGTCCCTACATCTCTTATCCTGAAAAGATGGACAAGAGATGCAAAGAGTGATTTTATATGCTCAATTGGCGAGCAAGACACCGCTGATGATATAGTGCCCACACTTAGATGCGGTGCAATGGCATCTATTTGTTGGAAGCTTTGTgatattttttccaaaaattcagCCGACTATAGGGAAATCTCAGGTGAGTTACTTAAGCTAATTTTGAAGGTGCAAAATAAAGGTGATGCACAAGCAAGGCTTTCCCCCACGTCAGCACTAATAGGTGATCCAGCTGTTGTGAAGTCAAAAGGGGCTCCAAGTAAGGTTCCAAAAGGCCAAAAGAGGCGAAGATGTTCGCATTGTAAGTCAAGCAGGCATTTCGTTAGGACATGTCCATTACTCGCCAAGGAGGACTCCCCCGCCGAATACTCAAATGCTAAAGATGAACCAGTGGTATTAATATAA
- the LOC110267275 gene encoding G-type lectin S-receptor-like serine/threonine-protein kinase SD1-1 translates to MPPSPSIVEPLRPPSSSPVQPPSSSAFPFLAATVSFSTPLCTLPLSVCIIKNGASDSDCENGKLLDWLKRFRIINGIARDLLYFHQDSRHRIFYRDLKAGNVLLDDELDPKISDFGIARSFVGNKSEANTRHIVGTYGYLPPEYIVGGLYSTKSDVCSFGVLILEIVSGKRNKGFIDIDHYFNLLADAWTLLAKGKCLKIVDASIRDSINLPEVIRTIHVSLLCVQQNPENRPSMSYVLMMLSSEWELPQPKKPGFFIERDVVGDHSTLSNNELTVTQVHAR, encoded by the exons ATGCCCCCTTCGCCCTCCATCGTCGAGCCCCTTCGCCCTCCATCGTCGAGCCCCGTCCAGCCGCCGTCGTCCAGCGCCTTTCCCTTTCTGGCAGCCACCGTGTCTTTCTCCACTCCTCTCTGCACTCTGCCACTCTCTGTCTGCATCATCAAGAATGGAGCCTCTGACTCAG ATTGTGAGAATGGAAAGCTACTAGATTGGCTAAAGCGTTTTCGTATCATCAATGGGATTGCCAGAGATCTTCTTTATTTTCATCAAGATTCAAGACATAGAATATTTTATAGAGATCTCAAGGCTGGGAATGTTTTGTTAGATGATGAATTGGATCCTAAAATCTCGGACTTTGGAATAGCAAGAAGCTTTGTAGGAAATAAAAGCGAAGCAAATACAAGACATATTGTTGGAACTTA TGGCTATCTACCACCAGAGTACATAGTTGGTGGGCTGTATTCAACAAAATCTGATGTCTGTAGCTTTGGTGTACTAATATTAGAAATAGTTAGTGGGAAGCGAAATAAAGGATTCATCGATATTGACCACTACTTTAATCTTCTTGCCGAT GCATGGACACTTTTAGCCAAAGGCAAGTGCTTAAAAATAGTTGATGCATCGATCAGAGACTCAATTAATTTGCCAGAAGTCATAAGAACAATTCATGTCAGTTTACTATGTGTGCAACAAAATCCAGAAAATCGACCAAGCATGTCATATGTGCTTATGATGCTGAGTAGTGAATGGGAACTACCTCAGCCAAAGAAGCCAGGGTTCTTTATTGAGAGAGATGTGGTTGGTGACCATTCTACATTAAGCAACAATGAACTCACGGTTACTCAGGTCCATGCGCGttag